DNA from Mycobacterium bourgelatii:
GTGGCCGTGCCGTCGAAGCCATCGCCGCCCTTGCCGCCCTTGCCGCCGCTACCGGCCGACCCGCCGTCACCGCTGATTCCGTCGACTCCACCGGCGCTACCGCCTACGCCGCCCTGACCGCCGGCGCCGCCGGCGCCGCCGTCACCGCCGGCCTTGCCAGCCGTACCCGCGGCGCCCACGCCGCCGACACCGCCGTCACCACCCGCTCCTGCGTTCCCGCCGTCACCGACCTCTCCGCCGGTGCCGACCGAACCGGCCGCCCCACCGACCCCGCCGTTGCCGCCGCTACCACCAGTGCCGCCGTCGGTGGCGGCACTGGTGGCGGTGCCGTTGAAGCCAGCACCACCAAGGCCACCGTCCCCACCGCGGCCGCCATCGCCGCCGCTGCCGCTCTTCCCGCCTGCGCCGCCGGCGTCGCCACCCACGCCGCCGGCACCGCCAGCCCCGCCGGCACCACCGACACCGCCGTCTTTTCCGGCCGCGCCAACGGCACCGATGCCCCCGGCACCGCCGTCACCGCCAGCCCCGGCGTCCCCACCGTCGCCCACGGTTCCACCTGCGCCACCGGTGCCGGTCGCACCGCCCGTGCCGCCCTTGCCGCCGGCGCCGCCGTCGCCGCCGGCTGTGACCGCGTTATCGCCGGCGCCGTTGAAGCCTTTGCCGCCCTTGCCACCGGCTCCGCCGAGACCGCCGGCGCCGCCGCTGCCGTTGGTGCCGCCGTTGCCGTCACCGCCCTGCCCGCCTTGCCCGCCGGCCCCACCCGCGCCGCCGGCCTTCGCGGCTGCGGTGGACGTGGCGTCGGCGCCGTTGGCCCCGGCGCCGCCGGTGCCGCCTTGGCCGCCGACGCCCCCGGTGCCCGCGCTGCCCGCGGCGCCGCCAGTGCCGTTGATGCCCGCATCTCCGCCGAGACCCGCCGCACCACCTTTGCCGCCGTTGCCGCCGTCGGTGGCGGCATTGCTGCCGTTGCCGTCCAAGCCGGCACCGCCCTTGCCGCCGGCTCCTCCGGTGCCGCCGAGGCCACCGTCGCCGTTGGTGCCGCCGAGGCCGTCGCCACCCTGGCCGCCCTTACCCCCCGCGGCGCCATCGCCACCGGTCCCGCCGGCAGCACCGGGAGTGGTGGATGCCGCGCCCTGGGCACCCGCCCCGCCCGTTCCGCCGGTCCCGCCGGTGCCACCGGTGCCGAGCGAGCCGTTGTTGCCAGCGATGCCATTGCCGGCCCCGGCAAGCCCGCCGAGGCCCGCGGCGCCGCCGGTGCCGCCGGCGCCGCCGGCGGTGGCGTTGTTGCGACCGTCGTCGGCGTAACCGTTGCCACCCTGGCCGCCTTGGCCGCCGATACCTCCGGCGCCACCGTCGCCGTTAACCCCGCTGTCGGACGCGCCGCCCTGACCGCCCTTACCGCCCTGACCACCCATGCCGCCGGTGTGGCCGATGGTGCCGACCGCGGCGTCGGCGCCTTGTCCGCCCTGGCCACCTTGTCCGCCCTGGCCACCGGTACCCCCGTCGGAGCCGGCCAGCGTGCCGGCGCCGCCCGCGCCCCCGGTGCCTCCGGCGCCCCCGGTGCCGGAGGCACCGACGTTCCCGCCGATGCCGCCGATCCCGACCGCGCCGCCCTTGCCGCCAGCGCCGCCCGCGCCGCCGCTACCTCCGTCGGTAGCGCTGCCGACGCCGCCGAGCGTGTCGTCGGCGCCTGCGCCGCCCTGACCGCCCGCGCCCCCGGTGCCGCCCGCGCCGCCGGAACCGTTGACGCCGCCGTTACCGGCACCGCCCTGGCCACCTTGCCCGCCGGCGCCGCCGGCGCCACCGGCCTTCCCGTTGTTACCCGTGGTGCCGATGTCACCTTGGCCGCCAACACCGCCGGTGCCGCCCTGGCCACCATTGCCGGCCACGCCCGTGGCTCCCGGCGCACCGAACGGCGCGGTGCCGCCGATGCCGGCCGCACCGCCGTTTCCGCCGGCTCCGCCGGCGCCGGCGTTGCCACCGTCCACGTTGGAGCCGACGCCGGTACCACCGTTGCCACCCGTACCGCCGAAGCCGCCGGCCCCGCCATTGCCGCCGGCCCCGCCGACGCCGCCCATGATCGCGCGGTCGGCCCCGCCGGCCCCACCGGCGCCGCCGTTACCGCCGGCCGCTCCGGTCCCGCCGACACCGCCGCCGGCATCGCCCTCCAACCCTGCGCCACCGTTGCCGCCGGCGCCTCCGGATCCGCCGGCCCCGCCGGCCCCGCCGAACAAGGCCCGGTTCTGGCCGCCGGCCCCGCCGGCCCCGCCGTCGCCACCCGCTTGGTTGATCACGCCGTCGCCACCGACACCGCCGGCTCCGCCGAACCCGCCGGCGCCGCCGAACAACCCACCGGCACCGCCCGCGCCGCCGTTACCGCCCGCGCCGCCGTTACCGCCCGCGCCGCCGGCTCCGCCAGCCCCGCCGATACCCCAGAAACCGGCAGCCCCACCGGCACCGCCAGCCCCGCCGGCTTTGCCGAAAGCGCCGGGTCCACCGGCCCCGCCGTTACCACCATTGCCGCTGAACAGCCCGCCGGTACCGCCGGGACCGCCAGCCGCGCCCGCTCCGCCGGCCCCGCCGTGACCGCCGTTGCCGAACAAGAACCCGCCGGCCCCACCGGCGCCGCCGACCTGACCGTCCGCGCCGGAGCCGCCGTTGCCGCCATTGCCGAACAAGAGGCCGCCGGCGCCGCCGGCCTGCCCGGTGCCCGGCGCCCCGTCAAAGCCGTCGCCGATCAGCGGGCGTCCCAGCAGGAAGCGGGTGGGCGCGTTGATCAGATCCAGCAACGGCTGCAACGGCCCCAGGTTGATCGACTCGGCTGTCGCGTAGGCAGTCGCACTGCCCGTCAACGCCTGCGCGAAGCGCTCCTGATACAGCGCCGTCTGAACCGAAAGGGCGTGATACTCCTGGCCGAAGGTGCCAAACAACGTCGCGATAGCGGCCGATACCTCGTCGGCGGCGGCGGGCAACAGTTGCGTGGTGGCAACGGCTGCCGCGGCGTTGGCTTCGCTGAGCGCCGCCCCGATCCCGTTCAGGTGGGCCGACGCCGCTGCCAGCACCTCAGGTGTCGCGATCAGGTAAGACAACTCTTAGGCTCCCCTCGATTACCCCAGAGATGAAACTGCTCTAAGTCGACGGTTAGTCGAACTACTCGATCAGGTCAGGGACCCTACCGTTACGGGATCGGATGCACGCACGAATCGGCCTTTTTGTCCGAATTTCTTAACCATTTCCCGCATCGGCCCGTAGTTCGGGCTGCTCGTCCGGTTGCGCGTCGGGGTATACCGGCACTTCGTCGTCCCACGGTTGGCGGGTCACCATGTCGGCAACCCGCACGTAGCCGCGCTCGAACTCTCCGACCGCCGCATCCACCAGTCGGTACCGCTGGATCTGTCGGTGAATGGGCTGGGCGTCGAGCAGGACGACGCGGACCTCCCCCGGCTCGAAGCCACACCGTCGCTGCATCGCCGCGATGAGCTGTTCGTTGTGCATGTGTCCGTCGCCGAAATTCCATCCAACGGCCGTACTGCAGATCCGCTCGCCGTCGGTGATGACGTAGTCGTCCTCGTTCTGCCCCGCCATCGCCCGGTGGGCCAACGTGAACAGCGCCCGGCCGTGAGTGTTCATGGCGCGGAAGGCATACCCGAGGTACATCGGGATCTGCGCGCGGTCCTTGCCGTAGAAGCGCTCCAGCTGCGCCTGCGGCATGCTGGCGATGGCGACGAGGCCCCGGTTGATCTTGTCGCTGGCCGACGGCTTGATGCACCACAGCGTGGTGTCCCAATTGCCGGCGTAGTAGCGCATCGCCGGCAGGAACGAGATCTTGCGCGGGAACAGGTTTCCCAAGATCACGGTTCCGGCCAGGAGCGCGAACAGAATCGCCACCGACACAGGGTGTTCCACATTGCTCAGGCCGATGTCGGCATGGCCGACGAACAGCGCCAGCACGCCGAAGATCATGAACACGTTCCACTCCAGCGGCACGCCCATCGGGATCGCGGTCAAGATGCCCAGGTGAAAACAGATCATCACGATGGTGGCCACGGTGAGCGGCCACCCGCCGTGCGCCAGGAACAGCGCCACCGGAACGCACATCTCGATGAAGGTGCTGACGTGGGCGAAGATCCGCGACAACAGCCCGGGCCGCAAGTCCTCGGGAAACTTCTCGAAGAACAACCGCTTGATGAACCGCGGCCGGAACAGCGGGTTATTGGACATCATCGTGGAGATGACAAAAGGGAAGTGCTTGTTCAGCTTTGACGTGGCCGCGCCCATCCAGATCACCAGGAACACCAGCTTGGCGGCGATGATCATGTCCACCCCGCCGAACAGGAAGGTCACCGTCAGCGATCCGTAAACCTCGCCGCGGGCGGCCAGGAAGATCACCTTGTCGCGCAGGCCCAGCACCGCCAGCAGCAGCAGGATCACCACGATCTCCCACGTCGGCAACAGCCCGGCGGTCGCGCCGATCTCAGGGACCGGGGCGCCGCCGTCGGTGAACAGCGCCGTCACCAACATGAACAGCAGCAATGCGTACAACGCGACATCGATCGGCTTGCGCCTGGTGCCGTACGTCCCCGGCACGCGGTCCGGCCACGGTGGCAGCCGGATGGTGCCGAACCGCATCCAGTACAGGATCGAGCCCATCGGCGGGAAGAACCGGTTGTTCAGCGGCCCGAAGCCGCAGCCCAGTCCGACCACCTCGAACAACATCGTGAACAGCACGACCTTCTCGAAGACGATCGGCTCGGCGTACCAGGCTCGGACGTTGGTAAAGCCGTCGATGCCTTTGGTGGCTATGACGATCAACCACGCGATGAGGACGTAGAGCAGAATCTTGGCGACGTAGAACAGGTGCATTGCGACCGGCGTCCCGAATCCCACCTCGGCCCAGTGCCTGGCCATCGGACGGATCTTCTCGCTGCGGGTGCCCTTGCTCCACTCGTCGATGTCGACCTCGGGCAACTGCGGCTTCAGAAATCCCATGGTTTGACAGATTAGGACGCGTGCTGGGCCCGCGCAGTCGGGTAGCGAATGGTTTACTCATCCGCCCGCTGCCGGCCACCTGGACGGATACGCTGGAGTCTTGCCGGGCTGAGGAGGCGCACATGGCCAGACTTCGGTTTTTGTTGCTGACGGCCATCGGCCTCGTCATCGCGAGCACCGTCGCCGGCCCGGCCGCCACTGCCGACCCCCCATCGCCGGGCGACCCCTGCACGGTGTTTCACGCGACCACCGACGACGTGAACGGCCGGACGTTGTGGTGCAACCCCACCATGACCGGTGACCACAGCCTGGTGTGGCAGTACGGCGGTCCGGGCTAGACCGTCACGGCGCTCCCGGCGTTCCCGGCGGGAGGAACGGCACGGTCGGACAACCGTGCTGTGCCAGGTCGAGCAGGGCGTCGACGTCGAGGTGCTTTTCCACGAGATCACCGAGCAGGTCCAGACGACGCTCGCGGGCGGCCGAGAACGATATGCCCGACGGAGCCAGGCCTAGCGCCTCCCGCAGGAACGCCTCGCGCAACGGGTCGCCTTCCAGCGCGCCGTGCCACATCGTGCCGAACACCAATCCGTCGCGCACGCCGCCGAGGAACTCCTGGGCGCCGTTGCCGACGGTGATCCGCCCGTGGTGAATCTCGTACCCGGACGCCGGCACCCCCAGTCCCTCACCGTGCGGTAACCGCAGCACCTTCTGGACGGCGAACGTGGTGTGTACGTCGAGCACCCCCAGGCCGTCGACGTCGCAGGCGGGGCCTTCGACACCGTGGGGGTCGCTGATCGTGCGACCCAGCATTTGAAAGCCGCCGCAGATGCCGAGCACCGGCTTGCCCGCCGCCACGTGTTCTCGCAGCGCACGGTCCAGTCCTCTTTCCCGCAGCCAGGCCAGATCGGCGATCGTCGCGCGGGTGCCCGGCAACACGATCAGATCGGCATCGCCCAGTGCCCGTGGATCGGAGGCGAACACGACGTCCACGTCGGGTTCCAGGCCCAGCGCGTCGATGTCGGTGAAGTTGCTGATCCGCGGCAGTCGCACCACAACGACCTTTTTGGCCAGCGAACCAGACGCGCGGCGGCCCGCCAGATCGAGCGCGTCCTCGGAGTCCAGCCACAGGTCGGGATGCCACGGCAGGGTGCCGTACACGCGTCGGCCGGTCAGGCGTTCCAGGTCGGTAAGACCGGGGGCCAGCAGGTCGAGGGAGCCGCGAAACTTGTTGACCACGAAGCCCGCAACCAACGCCTGATCCTCGGCGGACAGCAGCGCGACGGTGCCCAGGAATGCGGCGAACACCCCGCCGCGGTCGATGTCGCCGACGACGACGGTCGGCAGCCCGCCGTGACGAGCCAGTCCCATGTTGACGTAATCGCCTGCGCGCAAGTTGATTTCGGCGGGGCTACCGGCCCCCTCCGCTACCACCACGTCGTAGCGCGCGGCCAGGTCGTCGAAGGCCCGGTGGGCAGCCTCGGCGAGGGCTTGCCGCCCCTCGAACCAGTCCGACGACTCGAGGTCCCCCCACGGCCTACCCAGCAACACCACGTGGCTGCGGTGGTCGCTGCCCGGCTTCAGCAGCACCGGATTCATCGCGGCCTCGGGTGTGGCCCTGGCCGCCAGGGCCTGCACCCATTGCGCCCGCCCGATCTCCACGCCAGCGCCGTCTGTACCGCCCCCGGCGGGACCATGCGCCGGGGGGCAGACCATCGAGTTGTTGGACATGTTCTGCGCCTTGAACGGCGCGACCCGCACCCCGCGCCGGGCCAGTGCGCGGCACAACCCGGCGGTGACGGTGCTCTTGCCGGCATCGCTCGTCGTGCCGGCGACCAACAGACCCGCCATCAGTCGTGCGCACCCATGGAGCCAACGATATGGCCCGGAATGGCCGGTGCCCGATTGAGGGCGCTGTCGGGTAGAGACGAGCGCACGCCGCGGACCGTGTGTCCCCTTTCGGGGTCTCGCTTATCCGAAGATTCCGGATGGGATGGTTGGCGCCTTCTTCAACAGGCCAGGGTCGACGACGACGTTGAGTGCTCCTGCCGCTCCCGGCTCCAATTCCGCCAACCGCTCGACCACCGAAAGAAACCGCCGCTGCTCGTCGCCGTCGATCACGCCGTCGGCCAACTCGGTGAATTTGGCGATGTACTGTTCTCGCCCAAAAGGTCTGGCTCCCAACGGATGAGCGTCGGCCACCGCGAGTTCGTCGATGATCACCTCGCCGCTTTTCAGGGTGACCTCCGCGCGGGCACCGAATGCCTTCTGCCCGGGGTCGTCCGCGTGGTAGCGCCGGGTCCATTCGGGATCCTCGACCGTGGAGATCTTGCGCCACAGCTCGACAGTGTCCGGCCTGTGTGCCCGCTCGGGTGCATACGAGCGCTCGTGATGCCAACTGCCGTCCTGCAAGGCGACGGCGAAGATGTACATGAGCGAGTGGTCCAGCGTTTCCCGCGAGGCGTCCGGGTCGAACTTCTGCGGATCGTTGGAACCGGTGCCGATCACGTGGTGCGTGTGATGGCTGGTGTGCAGCACGATCGAGGCAATCTGGTCCAGTGCGCCGATCTTCTCTCGCATCCGGCGGGCAAGATCGATGGGGGCCTGGCTCTGATATTCCGCGGAGTGCTCTTTGGTGTAGCTGTCCAGGATGGCGCGCTTCGGCTCGCCCGGCTCCGGGAGCGGGACGCGATAGGTGTGCCCGGGACCGGAAAGCAGCCAGGCGATCACCCCGTCCTCGCCTTCATAAATGGGTGCGGGGGCGCCCTCCCCGCGCATCGCGCGGTCAACGGCCTCGATGGCGACCTTGCCGGCCCATGCCGGTGCGAACGCCTTCCAACTCGATATCAGGCCTTTGCGCGATTGGCGGGTGCTGGTGGTCAGGTGCAGCGCCTGGCCGATGGCCTGGTAGATGGTCTCGGTGTCCAAATGCAGCATCGTCCCGATGCCGGCCGCCACCGACGGACCGAGATGCGCGACGTGGTCAATCTTGTGCTCGTGCAGGCAAATTCCCTTGACCAGACCGATCTGAACCTCGTACGCGGTGGCGAGCCCGCGGATCAGGTCTGCACCTCCGACGCCGAGCTGCTGAGCGACCGCGATCAACGGCGCGATGTTGTCCCCCGGGTGGGAGTACTCCGCGGCCAAAAACGTGTCGTGGAAGTCCAGTTCGCGCACCGCGACACCGTTGGCCCAAGCCGCCCACTCCGGTGAGTAGTCGCCCAGAACTCCGAAAACCTTTGCGCCGCCGGTCGTCCGGGGATGCGCCAGCGCTTGCGCCCGTGCCGTCGCCACCGGCCGACGAAGAATGGCTGCCGCGGCCACGGCGGCGTTGTCGATGATCCGGTTGATCACCATGGACTCTGTCTCCGCGGGCACGGCCACCGGATCGACGGCGACTTCGGCGAGCTTCCAGGCCAGGTGTTCGGTGCGCGGAAAGTCCTCGGCACTACGCCGCGCTCGAACCTCGTGGATCTGCATAACCGGCAGAGTACGCAACCGGCGAAAAGGCGCAAATGCCTCGTGCCGACAGTGCCGAGAACATCTTTAAACGTCAGTCCGCCAGAGCGTTTCACCTCTCCAGGGTGGGCGGCAACTGCCCCCTTTGGGTGGTGGACGGGAGCACCACTTCTGACCCGGGAGGACCACTAATTGAACAACCCGTCAATCTGTCGAATCCGATCGCAAGCAGGGCAATCGGCGTAGCTTGTTGGTGGGACCCGAGGGGTCGACTGAGGAGATTGGCGTGACCGATGTGGAGTATTGCGTAGTCGGAGCGGGATTCGCGGGCTTGACCGCCGCGTTGCGACTCAAGCAAGCCGGCCACTCGGTGGCGTTGTTGGAGGCCCGCGACCGGGTCGGTGGACGCACATACACCTTCACCCGCGACGACGGGGTATGGATCGACCGCGGCGGCGCCTGGATTGGACCGGGACAAGACCGAATCTATGCGCTGATGCAGGAATTCGGCGTAGCCGAGTACAAGCAGCACAACGATGGTGCCGCCATGATGGTCCTCGGCGCCAAGAAGCACCGATACTCCGGGAAGATCCCGTGGACGATGAGCCCTTGGGCGACGGCCAATCTCGGGCTGGCCTTGATGTCCGTGGAGCAGATGTGCAAGTCAGTTCCGCGTGAAAGCCCCTGGGAAGCAAGGGATGCCGCCGAATGGGACCGGATCAGCCTCGGTGATTGGCTGGAGCGCAACGTGCCGTCCAAGGCCGCCCGCGAAATGCTGGAGCTGGCACTGGGCGGCGTCTACACCTGCGCGGGCGCCGAAACGTCTGTGCTGTGGATGCTGCTGCAGATGGCCTCCGGCGGCGGCCCCGGCTTCGTGCTCGGCGGCAAGGGCGGTTCCCAAGATGCCCGTCCCGTCGGGGGAATGGGCGCCATCTATCGCCCGATCGTCGCCGAACTGGGCGATGCGTTGCGCCTGTCCAGTCCGGTGCGACGGATCAGCCAGGACGCCGACGGGGTGACGATCCAGTCCGATGGCCTGACGGTACGAGCACGCCGGGCCGTCGTGACGATTCCCATGGCGATCGCCGGCTCGATCGATTACGAGCCGGCCTTGCCCGCGGATCGGGCCTTCCTGAACCAGCGGATGCCGGGCGGGGCCGTCATCAAGACCTCGGTCGTCTATGACGAACCGTTCTGGCGTGCCGACGGACTTTCCGGCCAGTCGGCCGCGCCGGGAACTCCGGCTACGCTGACCATCGATGCCTGCACGGACACCGGTACTCCCGGGATCATGTGTGCGATCACCGAAGGCCCCGCGGCGCGTGCGCTGACCCGTCTCGACGAGGCCGAGCGCAGGGCCGCGATCACCGGCGAACTGATCGACCGCTTCGGCGCCAAAGCCGCGCACCCGCTGGAATACCACGAGCAGAACTGGACCGTCGAAAAGTATTCCGGCGGCGGCATGATCAGCCACACCCCGACCGGCGTGCTCACCGAATATGGTCCGGCATTGCGGGCGCCCTGCGGACGCCTGCACTGGGCGGGCAGTGAAACCTCGGCCACGATGTGCGGGTGGATCGATGGGGCGATTCGCTCCGGTGAGCGCGCAGCGTCCGAAGTGATCGCAGCCGAAACCGCCTCGGCCGTGGTCGCTTAGCGCCTTGGCGGCCTAGCGCGCCCGCGGTCAAACTCCGGTGCGCGGCACCACGCTCGGGCGTTGTTGCACCACATGCGGATTGCCCCCGCCGCGGCCGCCCATCATTCCGGGAGGCATGCCGGCACCGGCACCCGCACCGGCGCCCATCGGCATCGGCATCATCGGCATTCCACCGCCGGTCGTGGGGGCGGCGGCAGCGGCCTGCGCCATCTCAGCAGCGTTCACGGCTCCCAAGCCACGCACTGCCGAACTACCCATGGCCGCCGGCGTGGATCCCGGCCAGGTCGACGGCACCGACATCGCACCCACCAACCGAGCTTGACCCAGCCCCGCCGACATCCCTGCCCCCAGCCCGCCACCGCCGCCCAGTCCACTGACCGCGGGAGCGGTGTCACCGACAAACTTCGGCACGTCCGCCGCCGTGGCACCCGCTAACGCTGCCGTGTTGGCACTCGCCGACTGCCCCACCTGCATCAGCGGCCCAATCAGCATGCTCGCCGGCATCGCCGCCGCCTGGCCCACCGACATCAACGTGTCCAGCGGTACCGCCGAAGCCAACGACTGCACTCCCGCAACGACACCCGAACCCGCCACCAACGCACCCTGAACCGCCGGTGACACCGCGGACGTCACCCCATCGGCTATCCCGGCCACTCCGGCACTGGCCGTCGCGGCGAGGCCGGCCAAGTCCAGCGGCGGCAAGCTGAACGGAACCAGCGCCGCCGCAACGGATTGCGCACCCGTCTGGTATCCCACCATCGCGCCCACA
Protein-coding regions in this window:
- a CDS encoding DUF3556 domain-containing protein, which codes for MGFLKPQLPEVDIDEWSKGTRSEKIRPMARHWAEVGFGTPVAMHLFYVAKILLYVLIAWLIVIATKGIDGFTNVRAWYAEPIVFEKVVLFTMLFEVVGLGCGFGPLNNRFFPPMGSILYWMRFGTIRLPPWPDRVPGTYGTRRKPIDVALYALLLFMLVTALFTDGGAPVPEIGATAGLLPTWEIVVILLLLAVLGLRDKVIFLAARGEVYGSLTVTFLFGGVDMIIAAKLVFLVIWMGAATSKLNKHFPFVISTMMSNNPLFRPRFIKRLFFEKFPEDLRPGLLSRIFAHVSTFIEMCVPVALFLAHGGWPLTVATIVMICFHLGILTAIPMGVPLEWNVFMIFGVLALFVGHADIGLSNVEHPVSVAILFALLAGTVILGNLFPRKISFLPAMRYYAGNWDTTLWCIKPSASDKINRGLVAIASMPQAQLERFYGKDRAQIPMYLGYAFRAMNTHGRALFTLAHRAMAGQNEDDYVITDGERICSTAVGWNFGDGHMHNEQLIAAMQRRCGFEPGEVRVVLLDAQPIHRQIQRYRLVDAAVGEFERGYVRVADMVTRQPWDDEVPVYPDAQPDEQPELRADAGNG
- a CDS encoding cobyric acid synthase translates to MAGLLVAGTTSDAGKSTVTAGLCRALARRGVRVAPFKAQNMSNNSMVCPPAHGPAGGGTDGAGVEIGRAQWVQALAARATPEAAMNPVLLKPGSDHRSHVVLLGRPWGDLESSDWFEGRQALAEAAHRAFDDLAARYDVVVAEGAGSPAEINLRAGDYVNMGLARHGGLPTVVVGDIDRGGVFAAFLGTVALLSAEDQALVAGFVVNKFRGSLDLLAPGLTDLERLTGRRVYGTLPWHPDLWLDSEDALDLAGRRASGSLAKKVVVVRLPRISNFTDIDALGLEPDVDVVFASDPRALGDADLIVLPGTRATIADLAWLRERGLDRALREHVAAGKPVLGICGGFQMLGRTISDPHGVEGPACDVDGLGVLDVHTTFAVQKVLRLPHGEGLGVPASGYEIHHGRITVGNGAQEFLGGVRDGLVFGTMWHGALEGDPLREAFLREALGLAPSGISFSAARERRLDLLGDLVEKHLDVDALLDLAQHGCPTVPFLPPGTPGAP
- the prpD gene encoding 2-methylcitrate dehydratase PrpD, whose amino-acid sequence is MQIHEVRARRSAEDFPRTEHLAWKLAEVAVDPVAVPAETESMVINRIIDNAAVAAAAILRRPVATARAQALAHPRTTGGAKVFGVLGDYSPEWAAWANGVAVRELDFHDTFLAAEYSHPGDNIAPLIAVAQQLGVGGADLIRGLATAYEVQIGLVKGICLHEHKIDHVAHLGPSVAAGIGTMLHLDTETIYQAIGQALHLTTSTRQSRKGLISSWKAFAPAWAGKVAIEAVDRAMRGEGAPAPIYEGEDGVIAWLLSGPGHTYRVPLPEPGEPKRAILDSYTKEHSAEYQSQAPIDLARRMREKIGALDQIASIVLHTSHHTHHVIGTGSNDPQKFDPDASRETLDHSLMYIFAVALQDGSWHHERSYAPERAHRPDTVELWRKISTVEDPEWTRRYHADDPGQKAFGARAEVTLKSGEVIIDELAVADAHPLGARPFGREQYIAKFTELADGVIDGDEQRRFLSVVERLAELEPGAAGALNVVVDPGLLKKAPTIPSGIFG
- a CDS encoding flavin monoamine oxidase family protein, with the protein product MTDVEYCVVGAGFAGLTAALRLKQAGHSVALLEARDRVGGRTYTFTRDDGVWIDRGGAWIGPGQDRIYALMQEFGVAEYKQHNDGAAMMVLGAKKHRYSGKIPWTMSPWATANLGLALMSVEQMCKSVPRESPWEARDAAEWDRISLGDWLERNVPSKAAREMLELALGGVYTCAGAETSVLWMLLQMASGGGPGFVLGGKGGSQDARPVGGMGAIYRPIVAELGDALRLSSPVRRISQDADGVTIQSDGLTVRARRAVVTIPMAIAGSIDYEPALPADRAFLNQRMPGGAVIKTSVVYDEPFWRADGLSGQSAAPGTPATLTIDACTDTGTPGIMCAITEGPAARALTRLDEAERRAAITGELIDRFGAKAAHPLEYHEQNWTVEKYSGGGMISHTPTGVLTEYGPALRAPCGRLHWAGSETSATMCGWIDGAIRSGERAASEVIAAETASAVVA
- a CDS encoding PPE family protein; the encoded protein is MFLDYAWLPPEINSARIFGGVGSGSLAAAGAAWEALAADLRTSASAFESVITGLASGPWAGPSAVSMAAAAMPYVGWLSGAAAQAEAAASQAQAAAIAFETALVATVHPLAVTANRVSLVSLVATNFLGQNTPAIAATEFDYVEMWAQDVGAMVGYQTGAQSVAAALVPFSLPPLDLAGLAATASAGVAGIADGVTSAVSPAVQGALVAGSGVVAGVQSLASAVPLDTLMSVGQAAAMPASMLIGPLMQVGQSASANTAALAGATAADVPKFVGDTAPAVSGLGGGGGLGAGMSAGLGQARLVGAMSVPSTWPGSTPAAMGSSAVRGLGAVNAAEMAQAAAAAPTTGGGMPMMPMPMGAGAGAGAGMPPGMMGGRGGGNPHVVQQRPSVVPRTGV